From one Babesia bovis T2Bo chromosome 3, whole genome shotgun sequence genomic stretch:
- a CDS encoding RecF/RecN/SMC (structural maintenance of chromosome) N terminal domain family protein yields MEEDTSLTLKDYASTTRNRQRIPEHVRAIGAETRNLNEPVRRLIINKVVLRNFKSYGGTTVIGPFHKRFTSIVGPNGSGKSNVIDAMLFVFGFRAKQMRFDKLSDLIHNSQAYLTLSKGKPLQSMEVAVHFCEIIDSDPDVDEYDIVPGSELVISREVQRDNTSKYRINGKNATQKDVSNSLKSFGMDLYNNRFLILQGEVEQIAQMKPKATRPEEEGLLEYLEDIIGTNQYLDAIREAQKNYEEIQDNHQERFNRARVAQKEVDDLMESKREADEYIAKEKRLLQAQEVLAHKEIESIVHKRDEYSEKLDELEKSFSSANAEMEALQAARAEDTKNIQKVDTELSSIKKIQKKLNDNLQKMVAKDEDLRKQLLREVKKVEEKTKSIKQAGTNKPKLEQEALDNLSRADKLMDKVPELQEQLDKAEHAVEELMEQLKPELEAANAELAKCESCLAPLQVAYDEAKKDISILNSSIKLLEDRKLEDESNINSINEMTQKLIESLKEHKTVLNRDETELEKHRVIFDDYGQKINEIEPVLKSKTQWCTQKRGEYESLKRDLDEMVGSNDQYKYIMGLSASGKIRGIHGRLGDLGSIAPEYENAFMAAAGGQVDVLVVDTPDVASQVFDELRKRNLGRCSALALSVLNNDLRRQMEAFDRNSADRLTDDVQYLVQLVQPSQPIYRVCFFSALRETLLAPNLEVATKVGYKHRRRVVTLEGELIEPDGRMSGGGIKARKGGGINTKGRSSSATGKPTIDPAQLELMSKEIDTATKEISQMKEDISQYTLRQNMIAKTIKELEYNIDLLKHTVHNEEVQLEELSGRMKQLEENKQTAESENQISKMKAKLMQMETNAAITAEKVKEHEKIVANAYEAVNNVGKGKLRVAKTRVAEIESKLSDTRQEVDKLRKDAAKGQADAAKCTRDIEKYTKEIEQHKAREKDLESQLNDLEDEAAAVSNEMNSVTAKVDELQKQLAEINKELTAKNKLIEEHDLMSLEMRHNIDDIKKQINSFQLKLGEREKYLKDVEKSLKRTIALIKTSEEAQAMVNETMKLTAPVMPKIKDKKKSENFKSVGNDKESDDSDEKETNDVNTSTEEEADTKKLDSGTSGKNDTTQFEKLDIDQLRHLVEKAKKELGNVPNLGVIDDFKLKAQEYNRKQQELKDVQERRDETKRTLDQLCFKRKSEFMHNFAIIAAKLKEMYQAITLGGDAELELVDSTDPFTEGILFSVRPAKKSWKQIQNLSGGEKTLSSLALVFALHHYKPNPVYFMDEIDAALDFRNVSIIAQNIRERTKDAQFIIISLRSQMFELCNQMVGIYKTADVTKSVCINPAAIDMRKRQLDTEMLPGV; encoded by the coding sequence ATGGAAGAAGACACATCTTTAACGTTGAAAGATTACGCATCAACAACTAGAAATAGACAACGAATACCGGAACATGTACGAGCCATCGGAGCTGAAACACGTAACTTAAATGAACCGGTCAGAAGGCTTATCATTAATAAAGTTGTACTGCGTAACTTTAAAAGCTATGGAGGTACAACGGTAATTGGTCCATTCCATAAACGTTTTACATCGATAGTCGGACCCAATGGATCGGGAAAAAGTAATGTTATCGATGCTATGTTGTTCGTTTTTGGATTCAGAGCTAAACAAATGCGTTTTGACAAGCTTTCAGATCTCATACACAACTCACAAGCTTACCTGACGCTTAGCAAAGGAAAACCACTACAATCCATGGAAGTAGCAGTACACTTCTGCGAAATTATAGATAGTGATCCAGATGTAGATGAATACGATATAGTACCAGGAAGCGAATTAGTCATATCTAGAGAAGTACAACGTGATAATACATCAAAGTACAGAATTAATGGAAAGAACGCAACACAAAAAGATGTATCCAATTCATTGAAAAGTTTCGGAATGGATCTTTATAATAATAGATTTCTTATACTGCAAGGAGAAGTCGAACAAATCGCACAAATGAAACCTAAAGCAACAAGACCTGAAGAAGAAGGCCTATTAGAATATCTTGAAGATATAATTGGAACGAACCAATATTTAGATGCAATACGCGAAGCTCAAAAAAACTACGAAGAAATACAAGATAACCATCAAGAACGATTTAATCGAGCTAGAGTTGCACAAAAGGAAGTTGATGACCTAATGGAGTCCAAAAGAGAAGCTGATGAATATATTGCCAAAGAAAAGCGGCTATTACAAGCACAAGAAGTTCTAGCGCATAAGGAAATTGAATCCATAGTGCATAAACGTGATGAATATTCAGAAAAGCTTGATGAGTTGGAAAAAAGTTTCAGCAGTGCTAATGCAGAAATGGAAGCATTGCAAGCAGCACGCGCAGAAGATACAAAGAATATACAGAAAGTTGATACCGAGTTGTCATCGATCAAAAAAATACAAAAGAAATTAAATGATAACTTGCAAAAAATGGTAGCCAAAGATGAGGATCTGCGCAAACAGCTGTTAAGGGAAGTTAAAAAGGTTGaagaaaaaacaaaatCTATTAAACAAGCTGGCACAAACAAACCGAAGTTAGAACAGGAGGCACTTGATAACCTGTCTCGTGCAGATAAACTGATGGATAAAGTGCCAGAGTTACAAGAACAACTGGATAAAGCAGAACACGCAGTGGAAGAACTAATGGAGCAATTGAAACCTGAACTTGAAGCAGCAAATGCAGAGCTTGCAAAATGTGAATCATGTTTAGCACCATTGCAGGTAGCATATGATGAAGCTAAAAAGGATATCAGTATACTCAACTCATCAATCAAGCTACTAGAAGATAGGAAACTAGAAGATGAAAGTAATATAAACTCAATCAATGAAATGACTCAAAAATTAATTGAATCATTAAAAGAGCATAAAACTGTACTTAATAGAGATGAAACTGAACTGGAAAAACACCGTGTCATTTTCGATGATTACGGACAAAAGATAAATGAAATCGAGCCTGTACTAAAATCAAAAACGCAGTGGTGTACACAAAAACGTGGTGAATATGAATCTCTGAAAAGGGACCTTGATGAAATGGTTGGATCAAATGATCaatacaaatatatcatggGATTATCCGCTAGCGGCAAAATTAGAGGTATACACGGTAGACTTGGCGATCTGGGATCTATAGCACCCGAATATGAAAATGCATTCATGGCAGCTGCAGGAGGCCAAGTTGATGTGTTAGTAGTAGACACACCAGATGTTGCATCGCAGGTGTTCGATGAACTGCGAAAACGTAACCTCGGACGATGCTCTGCATTGGCCCTAAGTGTACTGAACAATGATCTTAGAAGGCAGATGGAGGCGTTCGATCGCAACTCTGCTGATAGATTAACTGATGATGTACAATACCTAGTACAGTTGGTACAACCATCACAACCCATTTACCGCGTATGCTTCTTTTCAGCTCTACGTGAAACGCTACTCGCACCTAATCTTGAAGTCGCAACCAAGGTGGGTTATAAACATAGAAGGCGTGTAGTCACACTCGAAGGGGAGTTAATTGAACCTGATGGACGTATGAGTGGAGGTGGTATAAAGGCCAGGAAGGGAGGTGGCATCAACACAAAGGGCCGTTCATCGTCAGCAACTGGCAAGCCAACTATTGACCCTGCGCAACTGGAACTCATGTCTAAGGAAATAGACACTGCTACTAAAGAAATATCACAAATGAAGGAAGATATCTCGCAGTACACACTCAGACAAAATATGATTGCTAAAACAATAAAGGAGCTTGAATATAACATCGATCTTTTGAAGCATACCGTGCATAATGAAGAAGTACAATTAGAAGAATTATCGGGGCGAATGAAACAGTTAGAAGAGAATAAACAAACTGCTGAAAGTGAGAAccaaatatcaaaaatgaAGGCAAAACTCATGCAAATGGAAACTAATGCAGCTATAACAGCTGAAAAGGTCAAAGAGCATGAGAAAATCGTAGCAAATGCTTACGAAGCGGTTAataatgttggtaaaggaaAACTACGCGTGGCAAAAACACGGGTTGCCGAAATCGAAAGTAAACTATCAGATACAAGACAAGAAGTAGATAAATTACGTAAAGATGCAGCAAAGGGACAAGCGGATGCAGCCAAGTGCACAAGAGATATTGAAAAATACACCAAGGAAATAGAACAACATAAAGCACGAGAGAAGGACCTAGAATCCCAATTAAATGACCTGGAAGATGAAGCTGCAGCTGTCAGTAATGAAATGAATAGCGTTACAGCTAAGGTAGACGAACTCCAAAAGCAATTAGCCGAGATTAACAAGGAACTAACTGCAAAAAATAAACTCATAGAAGAACACGATCTCATGTCCTTAGAGATGCGCCACAATATAGATGATATCAAGAAACAGATCAATTCATTCCAACTTAAATTAGGAGAACGAGAGAAGTATTTGAAGGATGTTGAGAAATCGTTAAAAAGGACAATAGCGTTAATCAAAACTAGTGAAGAGGCGCAAGCAATGGTAAATGAAACCATGAAATTAACTGCACCAGTGATGCCTAAAATAAAAGACAAAAAGAAATCAGAGAACTTCAAATCAGTTGGCAATGATAAGGAAAGTGATGATAGTGATGAGAAAGAAACTAATGATGTTAACACAAGTACAGAGGAAGAGGCCGACACCAAGAAACTTGATAGTGGCACCTCTGGAAAAAACGATACTACGCAATTCGAAAAGTTAGATATAGATCAACTACGTCATCTTGTAGAAAAGGCCAAGAAGGAGCTTGGAAATGTACCTAACCTAGGAGTCATAGATGACTTCAAATTGAAGGCACAGGAATATAATCGCAAACAGCAGGAACTAAAGGATGTACAAGAGCGTCGTGATGAGACAAAACGGACACTTGATCAACTGTGTTTTAAAAGAAAAAGTGAATTCATGCACAATTTCGCTATAATCGCAGCAAAACTAAAAGAAATGTACCAAGCTATTACACTAGGAGGTGATGCGGAACTAGAACTTGTAGATTCGACAGATCCCTTCACAGAAGGTATATTGTTCTCAGTGAGACCGGCAAAGAAAAGCTGGAAACAAATACAAAACCTTTCAGGTGGAGAAAAGACATTAAGTTCACTGGCATTGGTATTCGCATTGCATCATTATAAACCTAACCCGGTGTACTTTATGGACGAAATTGATGCAGCATTGGATTTCCGTAACGTTAGCATTATAGCACAGAACATCAGAGAACGAACTAAGGACGCACAATTCATTATCATATCGCTGCGCAGCCAAATGTTCGAACTTTGTAACCAAATGGTAGGAATCTATAAAACGGCGGACGTGACCAAAAGCGTTTGTATAAATCCAGCAGCAATCGACATGAGAAAACGTCAATTAGACACTGAAATGCTTCCTGGGGTCTAA
- a CDS encoding RNA polymerase III RPC4 family protein, producing the protein MENLFDDDDLPLDDSCDPIKEEQYTNVLPTLQLDTSLNKNIKTDDEDESIDICSTEALLEIVNENPTTLVPRVFPGPMEERLTETSMLEFFSTPGTHFMHIQMPNAMPGLDKDRTLKWKPTANRDIYKPKQTDQAPPIQTTQEPLSYNTSHLASLPSGKLGRIRIHKSGKVRLHIGNHVFNFAQGNRMTCKQQVGCLLEENNEFLFLGNYHKKFVVSPDISTMWKQQE; encoded by the exons ATGGAAAATTTATTTGATGACGATGATCTGCCATTGGACGACAGCTGTGACCCAATTAAGGAGGAACAATACACGAACGTACTGCCAACGCTGCAACTAGACACTTCGCTAAATAAAAACATCAAAACAGATGACGAAGATGAAagtattgatatatgtaGTACAGAAGCATTATTAGAAATAGTAAATGAAAATCCTACTACATTGGTACCTAGGGTATTCCCTGGTCCTATGGAAGAAAGG CTGACGGAAACTTCAATGCTAGAATTTTTCAGTACACC TGGTACCCATTTTATGCATATACAAATGCCGAATGCAATGCCGGGATTAGACAAAGATCGCACACTCAAATGGAAGCCAACTGCAAATagggatatatataaaccgAAGCAAACGGATCAAGCTCCCCCTATACAAACGACACAAGAGCCCTTATCGTATAACACATCGCATCTAGCTTCTTTGCCTTCTGGAAAACTAGGAAGGATTCGTATCCACAAGAGTGGTAAAGTGCGATTGCATATCGGCAATCATGTATTCAACTTCGCACAAGGCAACAGAATGACATGTAAACAGCAAGTTGGATGTCTATTGGAAGAAAATAACGAATTTCTTTTCCTGGGCAACTATCACAAAAAATTTGTTGTTTCGCCGGACATAAGTACAATGTGGAAACAACAAGAATAA
- a CDS encoding putative integral membrane protein encodes MSSTSARSSGSRPSYRLQSPSRKVTFSQTCEVIPRSSEANSQHSKENEERDDDNATLEIILFLVTIILPFIGCIIFIKRKNARKTSRQYQWAYRALQLGTFLSVVYSFILCSLLHQYKLQSSEGDILGYSYVEIKDAVQPAS; translated from the exons ATGTCTTCG ACTTCTGCTCGTTCTTCAGGTTCCAGGCCTTCATACCGCCTACAATCACCTAGTCGCAAGGTTACTTTCAGTCAGACTTGTGAAGTAATTCCTAGAAGCAGTGAAGCT AACTCACAGCATTCGAAAGAGAACGAGGAACGCGACGACGACAATGCTACCCTTGAGATTATTCTGTTCTTGGTGACTATTATACTACCATTCATTG GTTGCATTATTTTCATCAAGAGGAAGAACGCCAGGAAGACTTCTCGTCAATACCAATGGGCTTACCGTGCTCTCCAGCTCGGTACCTTCCTCTCTGTTGTATACAGTTTCATTTTATGTTCTCTACTTCACCAGTACAAGCTCCAATCATCTGAGGGTGACATTTTGGGTTACTCATACGTTGAGATTAAAGATGCTGTTCAGCCCGCATCTTGA